A region from the Pungitius pungitius chromosome 16, fPunPun2.1, whole genome shotgun sequence genome encodes:
- the alox5ap gene encoding arachidonate 5-lipoxygenase-activating protein has product MYSVVVEHIYLLVLVTLISVLQNAFFALKVEKEGSSQNIPTSAFERVRCANRNCMDAYPTFLAVMWCAGLCLNQAPAAFAGIIYLVVRQKYFVGYMGQTSQSTPGYMFGKRILFFLLSMCIVGIFNYLLVRFYGSDYKEYVETITGAASALLLIP; this is encoded by the exons ATGTACAGCGTGGTGGTGGAACACATCTACCTGCTGGTCCTCGTCACCCTGATCAGCGTACTTCAGAAtg cTTTCTTTGCCCTAAAGGTCGAGAAGGAGGGCAGCAGTCAAAATATCCCCACATCTGCTTTTGAACGAGTTCGCTGTGCCAA TCGCAACTGCATGGATGCGTATCCCACTTTCCTGGCAGTGATGTGGTGTGCCGGCCTGTGTCTCAATCAAG CTCCTGCTGCCTTTGCCGGGATCATCTATCTGGTTGTCAGGCAGAAGTACTTTGTTGGATACATGGGACAAACCTCTCAGAG CACCCCAGGCTACATGTTTGGAAAACgcatcctcttcttcctgttgTCGATGTGCATTGTGGGCATCTTTAACTACCTGCTGGTGCGCTTCTACGGCAGCGACTACAAGGAATACGTGGAAACCATCACCGGAGCCGCGTCCGCCCTTCTCCTCATCCCttag
- the LOC119215185 gene encoding mesenteric estrogen-dependent adipogenesis protein-like isoform X2, whose protein sequence is MTTDRLSHSGMRVTEVEEFLKNPPAGFSVEVLCSGYRVHSDPESSLVLIEDFDSCRGEIVFAQSLGRKVKMQNLWEYSSMRKSLVSKWIYLHATACEENPSVAMQKEGNEARVLKQFVVCIDGNNPFIKWQMERGLDWTISSVAGESYSVDIDLTEPLESWAAINSHTLNDKLLQVKPVWRDASFTLKYHSDALFDFPHWFGFSKRKFNLRLK, encoded by the exons ATGACGACCGACAGACTGTCGCACAGCGGGATGAGGGTGACAGAAGTGGAAGAGTTCCTGAAAAACCCTCCGGCCGGTTTCTCCGTGGAGGTCCTCTGCTCGGGTTACCGGGTCCACAGCGACCCGGAGAGCAGCCTGGTGCTCATCGAGGACTTTGACTCCTGCAGGGGGGAAATAGTCTTCGCGCAGTCCCTGGGAAG GAAGGTTAAGATGCAGAATTTATGGGAATATAGCTCCATGAGGAAAAGTCTTGTGTCCAAGTGGATCTATCTGCACGCGACTGCCTGTGAAGAAAACCCCTCTGTGGCCATGCAAAAGGAAGGCAACGAAGCCAGAG TGCTGAAGCAGTTCGTGGTGTGCATAGACGGCAACAATCCCTTCATCAAGTGGCAGATGGAGAGAGGCCTGGACTGGACCATCTCCTCGGTTGCGGGGGAAAGTTACAGTGTGGAT ATTGACTTGACTGAACCACTGGAGAGCTGGGCAGCGATAAACAGCCACACGCTAAATGACAAACTGCTACAGGTCAAACCTGTGTGGAGAGATGCCTCCTTCACCCTCAAATATCATTCTGATGCCCTCTTTGACTTCCCACACTGGTTTGGCTTCAGCAAAAGAAAATTTAAT TTGAGACTGAAGTGA
- the LOC119215185 gene encoding uncharacterized protein LOC119215185 isoform X3 codes for MTTDRLSHSGMRVTEVEEFLKNPPAGFSVEVLCSGYRVHSDPESSLVLIEDFDSCRGEIVFAQSLGRKVKMQNLWEYSSMRKSLVSKWIYLHATACEENPSVAMQKEGNEARVLKQFVVCIDGNNPFIKWQMERGLDWTISSVAGESYSVDVRRTRYTLSPPWMLRAHFRHSSSNLCGEMPPSPSNIILMPSLTSHTGLASAKENLI; via the exons ATGACGACCGACAGACTGTCGCACAGCGGGATGAGGGTGACAGAAGTGGAAGAGTTCCTGAAAAACCCTCCGGCCGGTTTCTCCGTGGAGGTCCTCTGCTCGGGTTACCGGGTCCACAGCGACCCGGAGAGCAGCCTGGTGCTCATCGAGGACTTTGACTCCTGCAGGGGGGAAATAGTCTTCGCGCAGTCCCTGGGAAG GAAGGTTAAGATGCAGAATTTATGGGAATATAGCTCCATGAGGAAAAGTCTTGTGTCCAAGTGGATCTATCTGCACGCGACTGCCTGTGAAGAAAACCCCTCTGTGGCCATGCAAAAGGAAGGCAACGAAGCCAGAG TGCTGAAGCAGTTCGTGGTGTGCATAGACGGCAACAATCCCTTCATCAAGTGGCAGATGGAGAGAGGCCTGGACTGGACCATCTCCTCGGTTGCGGGGGAAAGTTACAGTGTGGATGTAAGAAGGACTCGGTATACACTTTCCCCTCCATGGATGCTTCGTGCACATTTCCGACACTCTTC GTCAAACCTGTGTGGAGAGATGCCTCCTTCACCCTCAAATATCATTCTGATGCCCTCTTTGACTTCCCACACTGGTTTGGCTTCAGCAAAAGAAAATTTAAT TTGA
- the LOC119215185 gene encoding uncharacterized protein LOC119215185 isoform X4 — MTTDRLSHSGMRVTEVEEFLKNPPAGFSVEVLCSGYRVHSDPESSLVLIEDFDSCRGEIVFAQSLGRKVKMQNLWEYSSMRKSLVSKWIYLHATACEENPSVAMQKEGNEARVLKQFVVCIDGNNPFIKWQMERGLDWTISSVAGESYSVDVRRTRLT, encoded by the exons ATGACGACCGACAGACTGTCGCACAGCGGGATGAGGGTGACAGAAGTGGAAGAGTTCCTGAAAAACCCTCCGGCCGGTTTCTCCGTGGAGGTCCTCTGCTCGGGTTACCGGGTCCACAGCGACCCGGAGAGCAGCCTGGTGCTCATCGAGGACTTTGACTCCTGCAGGGGGGAAATAGTCTTCGCGCAGTCCCTGGGAAG GAAGGTTAAGATGCAGAATTTATGGGAATATAGCTCCATGAGGAAAAGTCTTGTGTCCAAGTGGATCTATCTGCACGCGACTGCCTGTGAAGAAAACCCCTCTGTGGCCATGCAAAAGGAAGGCAACGAAGCCAGAG TGCTGAAGCAGTTCGTGGTGTGCATAGACGGCAACAATCCCTTCATCAAGTGGCAGATGGAGAGAGGCCTGGACTGGACCATCTCCTCGGTTGCGGGGGAAAGTTACAGTGTGGATGTAAGAAGGACTCG ATTGACTTGA
- the LOC119215185 gene encoding mesenteric estrogen-dependent adipogenesis protein-like isoform X1 translates to MTTDRLSHSGMRVTEVEEFLKNPPAGFSVEVLCSGYRVHSDPESSLVLIEDFDSCRGEIVFAQSLGRKVKMQNLWEYSSMRKSLVSKWIYLHATACEENPSVAMQKEGNEARVLKQFVVCIDGNNPFIKWQMERGLDWTISSVAGESYSVDIDLTEPLESWAAINSHTLNDKLLQVKPVWRDASFTLKYHSDALFDFPHWFGFSKRKFNVSISFYSDRSRLIFRICPRVALL, encoded by the exons ATGACGACCGACAGACTGTCGCACAGCGGGATGAGGGTGACAGAAGTGGAAGAGTTCCTGAAAAACCCTCCGGCCGGTTTCTCCGTGGAGGTCCTCTGCTCGGGTTACCGGGTCCACAGCGACCCGGAGAGCAGCCTGGTGCTCATCGAGGACTTTGACTCCTGCAGGGGGGAAATAGTCTTCGCGCAGTCCCTGGGAAG GAAGGTTAAGATGCAGAATTTATGGGAATATAGCTCCATGAGGAAAAGTCTTGTGTCCAAGTGGATCTATCTGCACGCGACTGCCTGTGAAGAAAACCCCTCTGTGGCCATGCAAAAGGAAGGCAACGAAGCCAGAG TGCTGAAGCAGTTCGTGGTGTGCATAGACGGCAACAATCCCTTCATCAAGTGGCAGATGGAGAGAGGCCTGGACTGGACCATCTCCTCGGTTGCGGGGGAAAGTTACAGTGTGGAT ATTGACTTGACTGAACCACTGGAGAGCTGGGCAGCGATAAACAGCCACACGCTAAATGACAAACTGCTACAGGTCAAACCTGTGTGGAGAGATGCCTCCTTCACCCTCAAATATCATTCTGATGCCCTCTTTGACTTCCCACACTGGTTTGGCTTCAGCAAAAGAAAATTTAATGTAAGTATCTCCTTTTATAGTGATCGCAGCAGACTTATTTTCCGTATTTGTCCACGTGTTGCACTTCTCTAA